In Gossypium arboreum isolate Shixiya-1 chromosome 5, ASM2569848v2, whole genome shotgun sequence, a single genomic region encodes these proteins:
- the LOC108481544 gene encoding uncharacterized protein LOC108481544 — MVWAIDREHQAEVLIRQRRGNLYLFILLNAERAEMLQMLSPSIRVSKVYRGVLLEVQGIVFLADLMELLFGEFDLILGMNWLVKHRFSLDCTTNRVVLRTEDDREAVVISEHQDYLSNVISAFVAEKLIRKRCEAYLAYVSVSDFEDSSVGNIRTFVEGFSLIATLLTKLLRKGVPFVWSDAQQSNFEKLKSILTQAPVLIQPESSKEYVVYSDASYASLGCVLMQDGKVVTYVSRQLKTCEGNYLTYDIELVAVVFELKIYSIIYMMRGYHPGKANMVVDALSHWEMFDLNAMFTRFSLFDDRNLLAELQVKSDTTSDFRLNSNGVLCFQGQICMPNDSDLKQSILRETHSSPYAMHPEVWADYSLQKLTKLYILEIVRLHETQLGEHRVLGPELVFETEDKVKLIRDHLKATFDRQKSYADLKRRDIEYSVGDFVFLEASPWKKRVGPVTYQLELPLELDHIHDVLHVLMLRRYQSDPSHIVSIEVIEVRPNLTFKEEPIQILDRDIKVQRRKSIPLVKVLLGNHCSEEATWEPEDSMR; from the exons atggtttggGCCATAGATagagagcaccaggcagaggtgctaaTCAGACAGAGGCGAGGTAACCTGTACTTGTTTATACTGCTGAACGCTGAGAGGGCAGAGatgctccagatgttatcacca TCTATTCGGGTTAGTAAAGTTTATAGAGGGGTTCTGTTAGAGGTACAAGGGATTGTTTTTCTGGCagatctgatggagcttctgTTTGGGGAGTTTGACTTAATTCTGGGTATGAATTGGCTGGTCAAGCACCGATTTAGTTTGGACTGCACGACTAATAGGGTTGTTCTAAGGACTGAGGATGATAGGGAAGCGGTCGTAATCAGTGAGCATCAAGATTACCTGTCCAATGTGATCTCTGCTTTTGTGGCTGAGAAACTGATTCGGAAAaggtgtgaggcgtacttggcttaCGTTAGTGTTTCTGATTTTGAGGACTCTTCTGTTGGGAATATTAGAACT TTTGTCGAGGGGTTCTCTCTTATTGCAACTCTCTTAACTAAGCTTCTGCGTAAAGGTGTGCCATTTGTTTGGAGTGATGCACAACAATCAAACTTTGAGAAGCTAAAGTCTATTTTGACTCAagctcctgttctgatacagcctgaatcCAGTAAGGAGTATGTggtatatagtgatgcatcgtacGCCAGTTTGGGGTGCGTtctgatgcaggatggtaaggttgtAACTTATGTTTCCCGACAGCTTAAGACATGCGAGGGAAACTATCTGACGTATGATATTGAGTTAGTTGCTGTAgtctttgagctgaaaatctaTAGCATTATCTATATGatgagaggt taccatcctggtaaggccaatatggtggtTGATGCTTTAAGCCATTGGGAAATGTTTGATCTAAATGCAATGTTTACTCGCTTTAGTCTGTTTGATGATAGGAATCTATTGgccgagttgcaa GTGAAGAGTGATACTACTTCAGATTTTAGGCTAAATAGCAATGGTGTGCTATGCTTTCAAGGTCAAATTTGTATGCCGAATGATTCGGATTTGAAGCAGTCGATTTTGAGAGagacgcatagtagcccttatgctatgcatcccgagG TTTGGGCAGACTATTCTTTACAGAAGCTAACAAAGCTCTACATTTTGgagattgtgagactgcatgAG ACTCAGTTGGGTGAACATCGGGTTTTGGGTCCCGAATTGGTTTTTGAGACCGAAGATAAGGTTAAACTGATTCGGGATCATTTGAAGGCAACttttgatagacagaaatcctatgcagatcTAAAGAGGCGagatattgagtactctgtgggggacTTCGTCTTTCTCGAGGCTTCTCCGTGGAAAAAG CGTGTAGGACCGGTCACTTATCAattggagctacctctagagttggaccATATCCATGATGTCCTCCATGTTTTGATGTTGAGGCGGTATCAGTCTGACCCTTCTCATATTGTTTCAATTGAGGTGATCGAGGTTAGGCCAAATTTGACCTTTAAGGAGGAGCCGATTCAGATTCTGGATCGTGACATCAAGGTTCAGAGGAGAAAGTCCATTCCTTTAGTAAAGGTTCTGTTGGGGAATCATTgctctgaggaggccacgtgggaacctgaggattcGATGCGTTAG